Proteins from a genomic interval of Kitasatospora herbaricolor:
- a CDS encoding universal stress protein, whose product MVGMDGSEAAARAAAYAAGLARRQNALLAIVYVQPVYAGAAALGAAVNETTEEVAGELIREIRASAERLRGVFEVRWQFHTFRGDPYQGLVKAADQLKADAVVVGASEQAGHRIVGSVALRLVRAGRWPVTVVP is encoded by the coding sequence ATGGTCGGGATGGACGGCTCGGAGGCCGCCGCGCGCGCCGCCGCGTACGCGGCCGGGCTGGCCCGGCGGCAGAACGCGCTGCTCGCCATCGTCTACGTGCAGCCGGTGTACGCCGGGGCGGCGGCGCTGGGTGCGGCGGTGAACGAGACCACCGAGGAGGTCGCCGGCGAGCTCATCCGGGAGATCCGGGCGTCGGCGGAGCGGCTGCGCGGGGTCTTCGAGGTCCGCTGGCAGTTCCACACCTTCCGCGGTGACCCCTACCAGGGGCTGGTGAAGGCCGCCGACCAGCTGAAGGCGGACGCGGTGGTGGTCGGCGCCTCCGAGCAGGCCGGGCACCGGATCGTCGGCTCGGTGGCCCTCCGGCTGGTCAGGGCCGGGCGCTGGCCGGTCACCGTGGTGCCGTGA
- a CDS encoding LamG domain-containing protein, whose protein sequence is MTDGTEHPDAATTPAPPAAGPQRPEVPRQARQEHAPPGDAQPPTPQPPTPPPPTPPPPIAPPLPSAEPDWAALAERNAADLRRRRRLRTGGIAAVLCLLAAGGGLLAARQGGTAPGEGAGGPGTHGPATELPALLADHSGRSTVVLAPAAHVREVPGGHVLRLVGTPDSFARAADQPVDVGRGFTVSAWVCSDATTGSRAVLSQGDGPAYSFELGRTDVAGRPAWSFRVRTAEPGPGAADEGATVQVVAEGTAAAGTWALLTATYDAGPHTVTLYLDGRPAASAPAPGIWPAPGPLQLGRSRQHDGWGSPWSGAIGRIMLWDQALDPAQVAALGGGAGTLTTRPSTSWLVD, encoded by the coding sequence ATGACCGACGGTACGGAACACCCGGACGCGGCCACCACCCCGGCACCGCCCGCCGCCGGCCCGCAGCGGCCCGAGGTGCCCCGGCAGGCGCGGCAGGAGCACGCGCCGCCAGGCGATGCCCAGCCGCCGACCCCGCAGCCGCCTACCCCGCCGCCGCCTACCCCGCCGCCCCCGATCGCGCCGCCCCTGCCGTCCGCCGAGCCGGACTGGGCGGCGCTGGCCGAGCGCAACGCCGCCGACCTTCGCCGCCGTCGCCGGCTGCGGACCGGCGGGATCGCCGCCGTGCTCTGCCTGCTCGCGGCCGGCGGCGGTCTGCTGGCGGCCCGCCAGGGCGGCACAGCGCCGGGGGAGGGCGCGGGCGGCCCCGGGACGCACGGCCCCGCCACCGAGTTGCCCGCGCTGCTCGCCGACCACTCCGGGCGGAGCACGGTCGTGCTCGCTCCGGCCGCCCACGTGCGGGAGGTGCCGGGTGGGCACGTGCTCAGGCTGGTCGGCACCCCCGACTCCTTCGCCCGGGCCGCGGACCAGCCGGTCGACGTAGGGCGTGGTTTCACCGTCTCGGCCTGGGTCTGCAGCGATGCCACCACCGGCTCCCGGGCGGTGCTCAGCCAGGGCGACGGTCCCGCGTACTCCTTCGAACTGGGCCGCACCGACGTGGCCGGCCGCCCGGCCTGGTCCTTCCGGGTCCGTACCGCCGAGCCCGGCCCGGGGGCCGCGGACGAGGGCGCCACCGTCCAGGTGGTCGCCGAGGGCACCGCCGCGGCCGGCACCTGGGCGCTGCTCACCGCCACCTACGACGCGGGCCCGCACACCGTCACCCTCTACCTGGACGGCCGGCCCGCCGCCTCCGCTCCCGCCCCCGGGATCTGGCCCGCCCCGGGCCCGCTGCAGCTCGGCCGCAGCCGGCAGCACGACGGCTGGGGCAGCCCGTGGTCGGGCGCGATCGGCCGGATCATGCTGTGGGACCAGGCCCTGGACCCGGCTCAGGTCGCCGCCCTGGGCGGCGGCGCCGGCACGCTCACCACCCGCCCGAGCACCTCCTGGCTGGTCGACTGA
- a CDS encoding leucyl/phenylalanyl-tRNA--protein transferase, with protein sequence MVVRHGTWNSVDLSVVPADAPAAFCADLSPAGLLAGYRAGAYPMPAEDEYARYLSEARFEDLVATGDIPVVGAGGAGGDEVPYEVAWWSPDPRPVIAPAAARIGRRLGRTLRNRLRWSTTVDVAFDRVVDECRAGRVPRWLTDPLKEGLCELHRVGSAHSVEVWEDGELIGGAFGVRVGPVLSLDSMFHRRPGASRVAIADLGARFAEAGGQLLDAQWDSPAVRSLGGSPMPRVWYLELLRSDRGAPPLDGTRAAGEREPTGEPGPPAG encoded by the coding sequence ATGGTGGTGCGGCACGGGACGTGGAACTCGGTCGACCTCAGCGTCGTGCCCGCGGACGCCCCGGCGGCGTTCTGCGCCGACCTGAGCCCGGCGGGCCTGCTGGCGGGCTACCGGGCAGGCGCCTACCCGATGCCCGCCGAGGACGAGTACGCCCGCTACCTCAGCGAGGCGCGCTTCGAGGACCTGGTGGCCACCGGGGACATCCCGGTGGTCGGGGCGGGCGGGGCGGGCGGTGACGAGGTGCCGTACGAGGTCGCCTGGTGGTCGCCGGACCCGCGGCCGGTGATCGCGCCGGCCGCGGCCCGGATCGGACGCCGGCTGGGCCGCACCCTGCGCAACCGGCTCCGCTGGTCGACGACCGTGGACGTGGCCTTCGACCGGGTGGTGGACGAGTGCCGGGCCGGCCGGGTGCCGCGCTGGCTGACCGACCCGCTGAAGGAGGGCCTGTGCGAGCTGCACCGGGTGGGCAGCGCGCACAGCGTCGAGGTGTGGGAGGACGGCGAGCTGATCGGCGGCGCCTTCGGGGTGCGGGTCGGCCCGGTGCTCAGCCTGGACTCGATGTTCCACCGCCGCCCGGGCGCGTCCCGGGTCGCCATCGCCGACCTGGGTGCCCGCTTCGCGGAGGCGGGCGGGCAGCTGCTGGACGCCCAGTGGGACAGCCCGGCCGTGCGCAGCCTGGGCGGCAGCCCGATGCCGCGCGTCTGGTACCTGGAGCTGCTGCGCTCCGACCGGGGGGCGCCACCGCTGGACGGCACGCGGGCGGCGGGGGAGCGGGAGCCGACGGGTGAGCCGGGGCCGCCGGCGGGCTGA
- a CDS encoding non-ribosomal peptide synthetase, protein MSELFRRTAARNPDGVAVVAEDGEIRYGELDARSDRLALRLRELGVRAGTVVPVCLERGIDMVSALLAALKAGGAFLSLDPAHPDRRLRQLIEDARARFVVTSADQAWRFRNYSLTPLLAEEHRAPLPGPGPVDVAAPGDLAYLMYTSGTTGAPKGVLVGHGALAQSLTRVGAAYGLTPDDRVLQLAALGFDTSVEQIFTPLLFGATLVLGGRRTWAPTELLARLPELGVTVADLTPAYWHQFLRMAEHGGPREGGLRLLVVGGDSLRADDCRASLRLLPGTRLVNAYGLTETVITSTLCEITEDLLAPEPAPVPIGTPLPGTEVYVLDETLRPVAPGERGEVFIGGGVLARGYWRRPELTAELFLPDPFTDDPGARMYRTGDTGRLRPDGRLELFGRTDLQVKVLGFRVDPGEVESALASHPAVGQARVVAVGRPEGGRVLTAYFTLHSPARADTFHRGVRAYLSARLPEHMVPAAFVHVDRIPTEPDGKDLVRPSRPESAHTGSGTAVEAGLAHLWCELLGVERVGPDDDFFALGGNSLIAMEMLARARILFGIGVTQIRFLTRSLLHHPTLRAFAEVTRSARTGTPGEASQPVDFVAEAALDVPVRRGLGPEPRWRDPAEILLTGATGFCGSHLLDTLLETTGARIHCLVRAADEEQGLERIRAAQRRFLRREPVTDRIVPLVGDLTRPRLGLSEERFEELAARVDVIHHCGGQVNFIYPYQDLRAANVGGTREVLRLAGHARAIPVHYVSSMAVLAGFGPAGVQEVTEDMPLGHPELLSVGYVESKWVAEQLLHNAAAAGLPVAVHRADDVTGDLVTGAMNTGTEVCAMIKFIAESGVCPDVELWLDFVPADRFSRAVAHIAAHLPAAGEVYHLTNPRHAVLGELADRLRSRGYPVELLPYPAWVHRLVRFAAGHPNHPMTPFVPLFVDRCSGADLSISEMYFRPTLPLFPRTRAERALRDGGIEFPPVDDVLLDLYLDDLLAAGFLEPPRTAS, encoded by the coding sequence GTGTCCGAGCTGTTCCGGCGGACGGCCGCGCGCAACCCGGACGGCGTCGCGGTGGTCGCCGAGGACGGCGAGATCCGGTACGGCGAGCTGGACGCCCGCAGCGACCGGCTGGCCCTGCGGCTGCGCGAGCTGGGGGTGCGGGCCGGGACGGTCGTCCCGGTCTGCCTGGAGCGCGGCATCGACATGGTGTCCGCGCTGCTGGCCGCGCTGAAGGCCGGCGGGGCGTTCCTGTCGCTCGACCCGGCGCACCCGGACCGCCGGCTGCGCCAGCTGATCGAGGACGCCCGGGCCCGCTTCGTGGTGACCAGCGCCGACCAGGCCTGGCGGTTCCGGAACTACAGCCTCACCCCGCTGCTGGCCGAGGAGCACCGGGCGCCGCTGCCCGGCCCGGGGCCGGTCGACGTGGCGGCACCCGGTGACCTGGCCTATCTGATGTACACCTCCGGCACGACCGGTGCGCCCAAGGGGGTGCTGGTCGGGCACGGTGCGCTGGCGCAGTCGCTGACCAGGGTCGGCGCCGCGTACGGACTGACCCCGGACGACCGGGTGCTGCAGTTGGCGGCCCTGGGGTTCGACACCTCGGTGGAGCAGATCTTCACCCCGCTGCTCTTCGGCGCCACCCTGGTGCTCGGCGGCCGTCGGACCTGGGCCCCCACCGAGCTGCTCGCCCGGCTGCCCGAGCTCGGCGTCACGGTGGCGGACCTGACGCCCGCGTACTGGCACCAGTTCCTGCGGATGGCCGAGCACGGCGGCCCGCGCGAGGGGGGTCTGCGGCTGCTGGTGGTCGGCGGGGACAGCCTGCGGGCCGACGACTGCCGGGCCTCGCTGCGGCTGCTGCCCGGCACCCGGCTGGTCAACGCCTACGGCCTGACCGAGACGGTGATCACCTCCACGCTGTGCGAGATCACCGAGGACCTGCTCGCCCCGGAGCCCGCGCCCGTCCCGATCGGGACGCCGCTGCCGGGTACCGAGGTGTACGTGCTGGACGAGACCCTGCGCCCGGTGGCGCCCGGTGAGCGGGGTGAGGTCTTCATCGGCGGAGGGGTGCTGGCGCGCGGCTACTGGCGGCGGCCCGAGCTGACCGCCGAGCTGTTCCTGCCGGACCCGTTCACGGACGACCCGGGCGCCCGGATGTACCGCACGGGGGACACCGGGCGCCTGCGGCCGGACGGGCGCCTGGAGCTCTTCGGGCGGACCGACCTGCAGGTGAAGGTGCTCGGCTTCCGGGTCGACCCGGGCGAGGTCGAGTCGGCGCTGGCCTCGCACCCGGCGGTCGGCCAGGCCAGGGTGGTGGCGGTGGGCCGGCCCGAGGGCGGGCGGGTGCTGACGGCGTACTTCACCCTGCACAGCCCGGCCAGGGCGGACACCTTCCACCGGGGGGTGCGGGCCTACCTGTCCGCGCGGCTGCCGGAGCACATGGTCCCGGCCGCGTTCGTGCACGTCGACCGGATCCCCACCGAGCCGGACGGCAAGGACCTGGTGCGCCCGTCGCGTCCGGAGTCGGCCCACACCGGCAGCGGGACGGCGGTCGAGGCCGGGCTGGCGCACCTCTGGTGCGAGCTGCTGGGCGTCGAGCGGGTCGGCCCGGACGACGACTTCTTCGCGCTCGGCGGCAACTCGCTGATCGCCATGGAGATGCTGGCGCGGGCCCGGATCCTGTTCGGGATCGGGGTCACCCAGATCCGCTTCCTGACCAGGTCGCTGCTGCACCACCCGACGCTGCGGGCCTTCGCCGAGGTGACCAGGTCGGCCCGGACGGGCACCCCCGGTGAGGCCTCCCAGCCGGTGGACTTCGTCGCCGAGGCGGCCCTGGACGTGCCGGTCCGCCGGGGGCTCGGGCCGGAGCCGCGCTGGCGGGACCCGGCCGAGATCCTGCTGACCGGCGCCACCGGGTTCTGCGGCTCGCACCTGCTGGACACCCTGCTGGAGACCACCGGCGCCAGGATCCACTGCCTGGTCCGGGCCGCGGACGAGGAGCAGGGCCTGGAGCGGATCCGGGCGGCCCAGCGGCGCTTCCTGCGGCGCGAGCCGGTCACCGACCGGATCGTCCCGCTGGTCGGGGACCTCACCCGGCCGAGGCTGGGCCTGTCCGAGGAGCGGTTCGAGGAGCTGGCGGCGCGGGTGGACGTGATCCACCACTGCGGCGGGCAGGTCAACTTCATCTACCCGTACCAGGACCTGCGGGCGGCCAACGTCGGCGGCACCCGGGAGGTGCTGCGGCTGGCGGGCCACGCCCGGGCGATCCCGGTGCACTACGTGTCGAGCATGGCCGTGCTGGCGGGCTTCGGCCCGGCCGGCGTCCAGGAGGTCACCGAGGACATGCCGCTGGGCCATCCGGAGCTGCTGTCGGTCGGGTACGTGGAGAGCAAGTGGGTGGCGGAGCAACTGCTGCACAACGCGGCGGCGGCGGGCCTGCCGGTGGCGGTGCACCGCGCCGACGACGTCACGGGGGACTTGGTGACCGGCGCGATGAACACCGGCACGGAGGTCTGCGCGATGATCAAGTTCATCGCGGAGAGCGGGGTCTGCCCGGACGTCGAACTGTGGCTGGACTTCGTCCCCGCGGACCGGTTCAGCCGGGCCGTGGCCCACATCGCCGCGCACCTGCCGGCCGCCGGGGAGGTCTACCACCTCACCAATCCGCGCCACGCGGTGCTGGGGGAGCTCGCCGACCGGCTGCGGTCCCGCGGCTACCCGGTCGAGCTGCTCCCGTACCCGGCGTGGGTGCACCGGCTGGTGCGGTTCGCGGCCGGGCACCCGAACCACCCGATGACACCGTTCGTCCCGCTGTTCGTGGACCGTTGCAGCGGCGCCGACCTGTCCATCAGCGAGATGTACTTCCGGCCGACGCTGCCGCTGTTCCCCCGGACCAGGGCCGAGCGGGCCCTGCGGGACGGCGGGATCGAATTCCCCCCGGTGGACGACGTCCTGCTGGACCTCTACCTCGACGATCTGCTGGCCGCCGGCTTCCTGGAGCCGCCGCGGACGGCGTCCTGA